The genomic interval GAAGTCACCGATCGAGATCTCCTCCATCTCCCGCGCCTCAATCACCCGCTCGTCCACGCCCTCGAAACGGCCACAGACGATGGTGAGACGGCGAAGCCGGGACAGTTCCCTCACCCGTGCTTGCGTCAGCGGCGCACCGCGCGGGGTCAGGTAGATCAGCGCTTCGTCCTCCCCCTCGCCGGCCGTGGCATCGATCGCTGCGGCCAAAACGTCGGGCCGCATCACCATGCCTGGCCCGCCGCCGAAGGGGCTGTCGTCAACAGAGCGGTGTTTATTACGCGCAAAATCGCGAATGTCCACCGTTTCCAACGCCCACAGGCCGGATTCCAGCGCCTTTCCAGGCAGCGATGCGCCCAGCGGCCCCGGGAACATCTCCGGAAACAGGGTCAGCACGGTCGCGGCCCAGGGTTTCTGCGGGTTTTCAGCCATCGTCAACGAGACCTGGCGGCGGATCGGCCACCAGTTTAGCGTTTTCGAGATCGACCACCGGGACGGCCTCGCGGGTGAAGGGAATGATCACGGTCTTGTTGGCACCATCCGGCAGGACCTCCAGAAAGGCACCGGCACCATGGTCATGGACAGCCGTCACCCGGCCCAGCGCATGACCGTCGACGTGCTGGACAGCCAGGCCGATGAGGTCATGGAAGTAGAACTCGTCGTCGTCTTCGGGCTCCGGCAGGTCGGCGCGGCGCAGATAGAGCCTGGTTCCGGTCAGCGCGGCGGCCGTATCCCGGTCCTCGACGCCCTCGACGGCGGCAACGATCTGGTTGTTCTTGAGACGTTCCAGCAGGCGTAAGGTCAACGTGCCCTCGCCCGGCCCGACCGAGAGCGGTCCATAGGCCACGACGCTGTCGGGCTCCTCGCTGAAACAAGTGATCTTGAGAGCGCCGCGGACACCCTTGGGCGCGCCAATGACCGCCATGCAGACCCATTCGCCGGCGCCGTCGTCGGACGGCGCCCGGGGTTCAGCCGGCCGGCTTCTCCTCGCCATCCTCGGCGGGCTCCTCGGCAGGTGCCTCCTCGGCCGGCGCTTCTCCTGCCTCGGCGGGCGCTTCTTCAGCAGGCGCGTCGGCGGCTTCCTCGCTGGCTTCCGCAGCCGCAGCCTCTTCCGCCTCGGCAGCAGCCTTGGCCTCGGCTTCAGCCTCCGCGGCCGCCTTGGCGGCCTCTTCCTCGCGGATCTTCTGCTTGCCCGAACCCTTCGTGCGTTCCCGCATCGGGATGATGTCGGCCGAACCCAGGAAGATCGCGACCCGGTCGGTCGGCGTGGCGCCTCTCTCGAGCCAGTACTTGATACGGTCCGTATCCATGGTCAGGCGCTCGGGATCGTCCTTGGCCAGCAGCGGCTGATAGAGGCCGAGCCTCTCGATAAAACGACCGTCACGGGCGCGCCGGGAATCGGCGACCACGATTCGGTACATCGGGCGTTTCTTGGCGCCACCGCGCGAAAGGCGAATCTTCAAGGCCATACGTCGTCTATCCTCTTGTTTCTCAAGCGAAAACTACCACAATCGGCTGCGATCCCGGCATGCGGCCTGAGAAACTGCTCAATAAATCTGGAAACCGGAGCGGCTACATAATGCCGAAGTGGGAGAATCGCAAGCTTTCGATGGCCCTGGCATTACCGCCCGTTAGACACCGAACCCCTCATCGGACCGAAGCGCACAGCGGTTACCGTCGGGATCGGCGAACTCGGCGGTCGTGCCCCAGTCATAATGCAGCACCTTGATCGTGACCCCTTTGCCGCGCAGCCGGGCGCTCACCGCGTCGACATCGGCGACATTGAAGCGGAATTTGGTCGGGCAGCGATCGATCGGCTTCACCTCCGGGTGCGCCTCGCCGCCGGTCTCGACCATCAGGTAAACGCCGCCCATGTCGAAGCAGGTCAACTGCTCGCCCGGCCGGTCGATTTCGTAGAGCAGCGGCAATTCCAAGACCTCGCCATAGAATCGCACGCACGCCTCGTAGTTCTCGGTGTTGAGGATGACGCCGGCTTTCGAGAAATCCATGAGCCCAGTCGAACGCTAGAACTTGAACCCCGGTGGCAGTTTCAGACCGTCGGGCATCGCGCCCGGCAGGTCTGCGGGCAAGTCACCGCCGCCTGGCATGCCCGGAAGGCCGCCCGGCAGCTGGCCCTTTTTGCTCATCTTGCGGACCTTTTTCATCATCGAGTTCATTTCCTGATATTGCTTCAGGATCTTGTTGACGTCGGGAACGTTCACACCGGCGCCGGCCGCGATGCGGCGCTTGCGCGAGGCATTGATGATGCGGGGATCGCGCCGTTCCTTGGGCGTCATCGAGGACAGAATGGCTTCCTGACGGGCCAACAGGCTGTCGTCCATGTTGGCCGCCTTCATCTGCTTCTTCGCCTTGGCGACGCCCGGCATCAGGCTCATCAGACCGTCCATGCCACCCATCTTGCGCAGCTGCTTCAGCTGGCTCGCCATATCCTCCAGGTCGAACTTCTGGCCTTTCTCGAACTTCTTGCGGAATCGCTCGGCCTCGTCCTGTTCGATCGTCTCAGCGGCCTTTTCGACCAGGCTGACGACGTCGCCCATGCCCAGAATGCGCCCGGCGATGCGATCCGGGTGGAACGCCTCCAGTGCGTCCAGCTTTTCACCGACACCGATCAACTTGATCGGACAGCCGGTCACCTGGCGCATGCTGAGCGCGGCACCACCGCGCGCGTCGCCGTCGACGCGGGTCATCACGATGCCGGTGACGCCGACCGTGTCCTTGAAGCTCTGCGCCACATTGACCGCGTCCTGGCCGGTCATGGCGTCGACTACCAGCAGGCTCTCGATCGGGCCGGTCGCGTCGCGCACCGCCGCGGCTTCGGCCATCAACTCATCGTCGACATGCAAGCGCCCGGCCGTATCCAGCATGACCACGTCGAAACCGCCCTTGGCACCCTGGTCCATGGCGCGTTTGGCGATGGCGACCGGCTCCTGGCTGGGCACGATCTCCAAGGTCACCACACCGGCCTGTTCGCCCAAAACCTTCAACTGCTCCTGGGCGGCCGGACGACGGGTGTCGAGCGAGGCCATCAGGACACGTTTCTTGTCGCGCTCCTGCAGACGCCGCGCGATCTTCGCGGTCGAGGTCGTCTTACCGGAACCCTGCAGGCCGACCATCATGATGGCGACCGGCGGGTTGCCCGCCAGATTGAGCTCGCTGGCCTCTGATCCCAGCGTGGCGACCAATTCGTCGTGGACGATCTTGACCACCATCTGACCCGGGTTGACGCCGCGCAGAACCTCCTGGCCAATCGCCTGTTCCTTGACCTTGGCGACGAACTCCTTGACCACCGGCAGCGCGACGTCGGCCTCCAGCAGCGCGACACGCACCTCGCGCAACGCCGCGCCGACATCGTCCTCGCGCAAGGCGCCGCGCCGGCGCATGCGGTCAAAAATGTCGTTCAGCCTGCCGCTTAAGCTATCGAACATGGGTCATCGTCCTTAGAGCCGCGCATACCCACTAGACCGGGCACCACCAATCATATGGTGTCGGGGCGGGCGCGGCGCGACTTTGCAGGGAGGCCCGATACAGGTCAAGATCGCCGCCTTATCCCCGTCCACGTAACCCCACATGAGCACCCAGGAAACCAACCGCCCCGACGCACCATCGCCGAGACCGGACTATGTCAGCAAAGTCGGCATGGCCCTTGGTCCTTTGCTCTTTATCGCGACCCTGCTCGTCGGTCCGCCCGACGGGTTGTCGCCGACCGCTTGGTCGATTGCCGGCTTGGCCGCCTGGATGGCGGCATGGTGGATATCCGAGGCCGTGCCGTTGCCGGCGACATCGCTGCTGCCGATCGTCGTCATCCCCTTGGTCGGCGCCGGCACGGTGAGCGAGGCGACCGAACCGTTCGCGAACCGCATTGTCTTTCTGTTTCTCGGCGGCTTCCTGATCGCGCTTGCGGTCGAACGGTGGGGTCTTCACCGCCGCCTGGCCCTGGCCATCCTGACGCGGCTGCCCGGACGGGCCGATCTTCTGGTCGGCGGGTTCATGGCCGTGTCCGCGTTTCTCAGCATGTGGATGTCGAACGTCGCGGCGATCCTGATGATGCTGCCGATCGGGCTTTCCGTGATCCGCCTGTTGGGCGAGGGCCGCGCGTCGACCGGCCGCGACTTTCCGATGGCGCTGATGCTGGGCATGGCCTACGCGGCCAGCATTGGCGGTGTCGGCACGCTGATCGGCTCGGTGCCGAACGCCTTTGCCGCAGGCATGATGGATGAGGTCTACGGCATCTATGTCGGATTTGGCGCGTGGATGGTCGCCGCCTTGCCACTCAGCATCTCTCTACTGGTGATCACCTGGTTTCTGATGTGCCGCGTCATCTGCCGCTTGCCCAAGGGGGAATTGGCTGGCGCGCGCGAAATCATCGCAGAACGCCATGCCGAACTGGGCGACATGACGACAGCCGAACACCGCGTCGCGCTAATTGGTGGCCTGACGGCCGCCTTGTGGGTTTTTCGTCCGCTTATCGGCGACCTTCTCGGCACAACCGCCCTCACCGATACGGGGATCGCCATCGGCGCGTCGGTTCTTCTCTTCGTAACGCCGGCGGGTCAGGGCAAAGGAAGCCGCCTGCTCGACTGGCCAACCGCCAAACGCGTGCCTTGGGACATTCTGATTCTTTTCGGCGGCGGCCTGTCGCTCGCGGACGCGATCCAGACGACCGGGCTGGCCGGTTGGATCGGCTCCGGCATGGAGGACCTCGCCACCTGGCCGATGATTGTCGTTGTCGGCCTTCTCGTTACCACCGTCATCTTCATGACGGAGGTCGCCAGCAACACCGCGACATCGGCGACCTTTATCCCGATCGCCGCCGCTCTGGCCTTGGTGTTCGCGGTCAGTCCGTTCGATCTTGCCGCGCCCGTCGCGATCGCGGCGAGCTGCGCCTTCATGCTGCCGGTCGCGACGCCGCCAAACGCCATCGTCTACAGCAGCGGGGCCATATCGATGATGCAGATGGTCAGGGCCGGCATCCTGCTCAACGTGATCGCGA from Pseudomonadota bacterium carries:
- the ffh gene encoding signal recognition particle protein is translated as MFDSLSGRLNDIFDRMRRRGALREDDVGAALREVRVALLEADVALPVVKEFVAKVKEQAIGQEVLRGVNPGQMVVKIVHDELVATLGSEASELNLAGNPPVAIMMVGLQGSGKTTSTAKIARRLQERDKKRVLMASLDTRRPAAQEQLKVLGEQAGVVTLEIVPSQEPVAIAKRAMDQGAKGGFDVVMLDTAGRLHVDDELMAEAAAVRDATGPIESLLVVDAMTGQDAVNVAQSFKDTVGVTGIVMTRVDGDARGGAALSMRQVTGCPIKLIGVGEKLDALEAFHPDRIAGRILGMGDVVSLVEKAAETIEQDEAERFRKKFEKGQKFDLEDMASQLKQLRKMGGMDGLMSLMPGVAKAKKQMKAANMDDSLLARQEAILSSMTPKERRDPRIINASRKRRIAAGAGVNVPDVNKILKQYQEMNSMMKKVRKMSKKGQLPGGLPGMPGGGDLPADLPGAMPDGLKLPPGFKF
- the rimM gene encoding ribosome maturation factor RimM (Essential for efficient processing of 16S rRNA) — protein: MARRSRPAEPRAPSDDGAGEWVCMAVIGAPKGVRGALKITCFSEEPDSVVAYGPLSVGPGEGTLTLRLLERLKNNQIVAAVEGVEDRDTAAALTGTRLYLRRADLPEPEDDDEFYFHDLIGLAVQHVDGHALGRVTAVHDHGAGAFLEVLPDGANKTVIIPFTREAVPVVDLENAKLVADPPPGLVDDG
- the trmD gene encoding tRNA (guanosine(37)-N1)-methyltransferase TrmD, whose protein sequence is MAENPQKPWAATVLTLFPEMFPGPLGASLPGKALESGLWALETVDIRDFARNKHRSVDDSPFGGGPGMVMRPDVLAAAIDATAGEGEDEALIYLTPRGAPLTQARVRELSRLRRLTIVCGRFEGVDERVIEAREMEEISIGDFVLSGGEPAAIALIDACVRLLPGVVGAPQGLDEESFEGGLLEYPHYTRPNPWEGRDVPEVLLSGHHEKVRQWRQQEAEKITRRRRPDLWRRYRRDHDT
- a CDS encoding VOC family protein; translated protein: MDFSKAGVILNTENYEACVRFYGEVLELPLLYEIDRPGEQLTCFDMGGVYLMVETGGEAHPEVKPIDRCPTKFRFNVADVDAVSARLRGKGVTIKVLHYDWGTTAEFADPDGNRCALRSDEGFGV
- the rpsP gene encoding 30S ribosomal protein S16, whose amino-acid sequence is MALKIRLSRGGAKKRPMYRIVVADSRRARDGRFIERLGLYQPLLAKDDPERLTMDTDRIKYWLERGATPTDRVAIFLGSADIIPMRERTKGSGKQKIREEEAAKAAAEAEAEAKAAAEAEEAAAAEASEEAADAPAEEAPAEAGEAPAEEAPAEEPAEDGEEKPAG
- a CDS encoding DASS family sodium-coupled anion symporter — translated: MSTQETNRPDAPSPRPDYVSKVGMALGPLLFIATLLVGPPDGLSPTAWSIAGLAAWMAAWWISEAVPLPATSLLPIVVIPLVGAGTVSEATEPFANRIVFLFLGGFLIALAVERWGLHRRLALAILTRLPGRADLLVGGFMAVSAFLSMWMSNVAAILMMLPIGLSVIRLLGEGRASTGRDFPMALMLGMAYAASIGGVGTLIGSVPNAFAAGMMDEVYGIYVGFGAWMVAALPLSISLLVITWFLMCRVICRLPKGELAGAREIIAERHAELGDMTTAEHRVALIGGLTAALWVFRPLIGDLLGTTALTDTGIAIGASVLLFVTPAGQGKGSRLLDWPTAKRVPWDILILFGGGLSLADAIQTTGLAGWIGSGMEDLATWPMIVVVGLLVTTVIFMTEVASNTATSATFIPIAAALALVFAVSPFDLAAPVAIAASCAFMLPVATPPNAIVYSSGAISMMQMVRAGILLNVIAIVLISVYIPWAIKLVFG